The proteins below come from a single Salinilacihabitans rarus genomic window:
- a CDS encoding cell division protein FtsZ, with the protein MEFEVIGLGGAGVRIASALREADAAAGGIVGGAHAFDTDDAALATGSAIPESNRHRIGETDGGLDGDLQRGFETGKDRAGDLTGQLLEEHGSDADAMFVAIGLGGATGGGVAPAFVATLQRAFDGPVYVLATLPADDEFAPGGDAAGADRRRSAGGTRPARPRVAANAVRTLERLDGLASAVVCFDNEEWLRRDESVAEARERLNGTFAERVAALLAAGSEATADVAESAIDEDDVERVLGNRTELATIGHGAQKVDAGGSRFGLGLFSSTPDVETAEAVSAVETAVGKAVRGRLTFECERESAERAMLIVGGPPAWLERRAVADAQRDLESTIDTRSIVGGDAPRPDGDAVFSVVVFAGVDPGPRLDRLREAAGEQARADD; encoded by the coding sequence ATGGAGTTCGAAGTGATCGGTCTCGGCGGCGCCGGCGTGCGGATCGCGTCGGCGCTCCGGGAGGCGGACGCGGCGGCGGGCGGCATCGTCGGGGGCGCACACGCGTTCGACACCGACGACGCCGCCCTCGCGACGGGGAGCGCGATTCCCGAGTCGAACCGCCACCGGATCGGCGAGACGGACGGCGGCCTCGACGGCGACCTGCAACGGGGGTTCGAGACGGGCAAGGATCGCGCGGGCGACCTCACGGGACAACTTCTGGAGGAACACGGGTCGGACGCCGACGCGATGTTCGTCGCGATCGGTCTCGGCGGGGCGACCGGCGGCGGGGTGGCCCCCGCGTTCGTCGCGACGCTCCAGCGGGCGTTCGACGGCCCCGTGTACGTCCTCGCGACGCTTCCGGCCGACGACGAGTTCGCCCCCGGCGGCGACGCGGCGGGCGCGGACCGCCGGCGGAGCGCGGGCGGCACCCGCCCGGCGCGGCCGCGGGTGGCGGCGAACGCCGTCCGCACCCTCGAACGGCTCGACGGCCTCGCCAGCGCCGTCGTCTGTTTCGACAACGAGGAGTGGCTGCGACGCGACGAGTCCGTCGCCGAGGCCCGCGAGCGCCTCAACGGGACGTTCGCCGAGCGGGTCGCGGCCCTGCTGGCGGCGGGATCGGAGGCGACCGCCGACGTCGCCGAGAGCGCCATCGACGAGGACGACGTCGAGCGGGTTCTGGGCAACCGGACCGAACTCGCGACGATCGGCCACGGCGCCCAGAAGGTCGACGCCGGCGGGTCGCGGTTCGGCCTCGGGCTGTTCTCCTCGACGCCGGACGTCGAGACGGCCGAGGCGGTCAGCGCGGTCGAGACGGCGGTCGGCAAGGCCGTCCGCGGGCGACTCACGTTCGAGTGCGAGCGCGAGAGCGCCGAGCGGGCGATGTTGATCGTCGGCGGCCCGCCGGCGTGGCTCGAACGGCGCGCGGTCGCCGACGCCCAGCGCGACCTCGAATCGACGATCGACACCCGGTCAATCGTCGGCGGCGACGCGCCGCGGCCCGACGGCGACGCCGTCTTCTCGGTCGTCGTCTTCGCCGGGGTCGACCCGGGGCCGCGACTCGACCGGCTACGCGAGGCGGCGGGCGAGCAGGCTCGCGCGGACGACTGA
- a CDS encoding phenylalanine--tRNA ligase subunit alpha: MQLPEPQVAVLEAASADEARSVDALAAATDLPPETVTGAAFELGAEGLVAVDERVEETIALTDEGREYVSDGLPELRLYEAALEAGADSDPVEMGEAIGASGLDGPAVNIALSNYARKGYGAIDGGEITADPDADPVSDAEATALETLSDAETDDGGGVPADAVDVAAATLDALERRDLLERRESTVREITLSERGVTELMAGVETAETVGQVTPEMLTSGEWRDVEFAEYNVEADAERIDGGRVHILRQTAERVKDVLVGMGFQEMAGPHVDADFWINDCLFMPQDHPARTHWDRFALETPSEIDHLPEDLVERVERAHREGVGEDGEGYRSPWDEDFARALALRGHTTSLSARYLSGTEIGEIEPPARFFSVEKVYRNDTLDPTHLLEFFQIEGWVMAENLSVRDLMGTFEEFYAQFGITDIEFKPHYNPYTEPSFELFGTHPTTGELVEIGNSGIFREEMLEPLGVDCDVMAWGLALERLLMLMYGFEDIRDIHGTLCDLQLLRETEVTY; the protein is encoded by the coding sequence ATGCAGCTACCAGAACCACAGGTCGCGGTCCTCGAGGCCGCGAGCGCGGACGAGGCACGGTCCGTCGACGCCCTCGCCGCGGCGACCGACCTCCCGCCGGAGACCGTCACCGGGGCGGCGTTCGAACTCGGGGCGGAGGGGCTGGTCGCCGTCGACGAGCGCGTCGAGGAGACGATCGCCCTCACCGACGAGGGCCGGGAGTACGTCTCGGACGGACTCCCCGAGCTACGACTGTACGAGGCGGCCCTCGAAGCCGGCGCCGATTCGGACCCCGTCGAGATGGGCGAGGCCATCGGCGCGTCGGGGCTCGACGGGCCGGCGGTGAACATCGCGCTGTCGAACTACGCCCGCAAGGGCTACGGCGCGATCGACGGCGGCGAGATCACGGCCGATCCCGACGCCGATCCCGTGTCCGACGCCGAGGCGACGGCCCTCGAGACGCTCTCGGACGCGGAGACGGACGACGGCGGAGGCGTCCCCGCCGACGCCGTCGACGTCGCCGCGGCGACCCTCGACGCGCTCGAACGACGCGACCTGCTCGAACGACGCGAGAGTACCGTCCGCGAGATCACGCTGAGCGAACGCGGCGTCACGGAGCTGATGGCGGGGGTCGAGACCGCCGAGACGGTCGGTCAGGTCACCCCCGAGATGCTCACCAGCGGCGAGTGGCGCGACGTCGAGTTCGCCGAGTACAACGTCGAGGCCGACGCCGAGCGGATCGACGGCGGCCGGGTCCACATCCTCCGCCAGACCGCCGAGCGGGTGAAAGACGTCCTCGTCGGGATGGGCTTTCAGGAGATGGCGGGGCCACACGTCGACGCGGACTTCTGGATCAACGACTGCCTGTTCATGCCCCAGGACCACCCCGCCAGAACCCACTGGGACCGGTTCGCCCTCGAAACTCCCTCGGAGATCGACCACCTCCCCGAGGACCTCGTCGAGCGCGTCGAGCGCGCCCACCGCGAGGGCGTCGGCGAGGACGGCGAGGGCTACCGCTCGCCGTGGGACGAGGACTTCGCCCGCGCGCTCGCGCTGCGCGGACACACCACGTCGCTGTCGGCGCGGTACCTCTCCGGGACCGAGATCGGCGAGATCGAACCGCCGGCGCGCTTCTTCAGCGTCGAGAAGGTGTACCGCAACGACACCCTCGACCCGACGCACCTGCTGGAGTTCTTCCAGATCGAGGGGTGGGTGATGGCCGAGAACCTCTCGGTGCGTGACCTCATGGGCACCTTCGAGGAGTTCTACGCCCAGTTCGGCATCACCGACATCGAGTTCAAACCCCACTACAACCCGTACACGGAGCCGTCGTTCGAACTGTTCGGTACCCACCCGACGACCGGCGAACTGGTCGAGATCGGCAACTCGGGTATCTTCCGCGAGGAGATGCTCGAACCGCTCGGCGTCGACTGCGACGTGATGGCGTGGGGGCTCGCGCTCGAACGGCTGTTGATGCTGATGTACGGCTTCGAGGACATCCGCGACATCCACGGGACGCTCTGTGACCTGCAGCTGCTGCGCGAGACGGAGGTGACCTACTGA
- a CDS encoding HAD family hydrolase has translation MNAALFDMDGVLVDSEDYWVELEREEILPEVVPDDDVDVAEITGMNYREIYDYLDAEYGTAVSREEFVDVFEDAAHELYTERVSLLDGTHDLLAELDARGVATAIVSSSPHDWIDMVLDRFDLDGAFDAVVSAEGIDGPGKPEPAIFERAAADLGVAVEECVVVEDSENGIESAARAGTVVVAYRIDAHDDLDLSPADEVVDSPAELRETVLGLVD, from the coding sequence ATGAACGCAGCCCTGTTCGACATGGACGGCGTCCTGGTCGACTCCGAGGACTACTGGGTCGAACTCGAACGCGAGGAGATCCTGCCCGAGGTCGTCCCGGACGACGACGTCGACGTCGCCGAGATCACGGGGATGAACTACCGCGAGATCTACGACTACCTCGACGCGGAGTACGGGACCGCGGTCTCCCGCGAGGAGTTCGTCGACGTCTTCGAGGACGCCGCCCACGAACTCTACACCGAGCGCGTCTCCCTGCTCGACGGTACCCACGACCTGCTCGCGGAACTCGACGCACGCGGCGTCGCGACCGCGATCGTCTCCTCCTCGCCACACGACTGGATCGACATGGTGCTCGACCGCTTCGACCTCGACGGGGCGTTCGACGCGGTCGTCAGCGCCGAGGGGATCGACGGGCCGGGCAAGCCGGAACCCGCAATCTTCGAGCGCGCGGCCGCGGACCTCGGCGTCGCCGTCGAGGAGTGCGTCGTCGTCGAGGACTCCGAGAACGGGATCGAGTCGGCCGCCCGCGCGGGGACGGTCGTCGTCGCCTACCGGATCGACGCCCACGACGACCTCGACCTCTCGCCGGCCGACGAGGTCGTCGACTCGCCGGCGGAACTGCGCGAGACGGTGCTCGGACTGGTCGACTGA
- a CDS encoding DUF91 domain-containing protein has protein sequence MIADAIRVLAGDCTVIVDGDDREEYRGRVTTLVKPDNTVLVHDVDGYQPVAWLTRADSVSSERAGGVTLVARKDDRLLRIAAHDRDGFAHYPASSAGVPVGDCPNPDCGGVLVRANGVHCVDCGDRYGVPADAAIRDDRCDCGLPRMRVERGLAFRVCLDRDCESLDEAVREAFDREWTCPDCGDDLRILRRGGLIAGCERYPECETGFAIPTGVVDGECACGLPTFDTGGGRRCLDATCERVREESAAPAEG, from the coding sequence ATGATCGCCGACGCAATCCGCGTGCTGGCCGGCGACTGCACCGTCATCGTCGACGGCGACGACCGCGAGGAGTACCGCGGCCGCGTGACCACGCTCGTCAAGCCCGACAACACCGTCCTCGTCCACGACGTCGACGGCTACCAGCCCGTCGCGTGGCTCACCCGCGCCGACAGCGTCTCGAGCGAGCGCGCGGGCGGGGTCACGCTCGTCGCGCGCAAGGACGACCGCCTGCTGCGGATCGCCGCCCACGACCGCGACGGCTTCGCCCACTACCCCGCCTCCAGCGCCGGCGTCCCCGTCGGGGACTGTCCGAACCCGGACTGCGGCGGCGTCCTCGTGCGCGCGAACGGCGTCCACTGCGTCGACTGCGGCGACCGCTACGGCGTGCCGGCCGACGCGGCGATCCGCGACGACCGCTGTGACTGCGGCCTCCCCCGGATGCGCGTCGAACGGGGGCTGGCCTTCCGGGTCTGCCTCGACCGCGACTGCGAGTCCCTCGACGAGGCCGTCCGCGAGGCGTTCGACCGCGAGTGGACCTGCCCCGACTGCGGCGACGACCTCCGGATCCTGCGCCGGGGCGGACTCATCGCCGGCTGCGAGCGCTACCCCGAGTGCGAGACTGGCTTCGCGATCCCCACGGGCGTCGTCGACGGCGAGTGTGCCTGCGGGCTCCCGACGTTCGACACCGGGGGCGGACGGCGGTGTCTCGACGCGACCTGCGAGCGCGTCCGCGAGGAGTCGGCCGCCCCCGCCGAGGGGTGA
- the endA gene encoding tRNA-intron lyase, translating into MGLEGTFDGEVVRVGGDARQRYHDARGYGYPLSGNEIALAPVEAAHLLYRGDLDAVVVDGDRLTFREFVAREPGEGFGVRFLVYADLRSRGFYLSPAREPWVVDPPRADFAVFPRGKGPGDGEVEYALRVVGERTDVPAGALAEGVLAVVDEESEITYFEVGRPTIDGTSGTDLPAGVDADLLTDRVVCWDPPLELYERAFYGQPLEGREYDRPTLQCSLLEAAHLAERGVIDLDPATVRRRGREVEGERFDRRLRVYEHLRSRGVVPKTGYKFGADFRTYADVESVADLDHSELLVRVLPADHVFEPRDLALDVRLAHGVRKTMTFALVDDRGDVEWLAFERLTP; encoded by the coding sequence ATGGGACTCGAGGGGACCTTCGACGGCGAGGTGGTCCGCGTCGGCGGCGACGCCCGCCAGCGCTATCACGACGCCCGCGGCTACGGCTACCCGCTCTCGGGCAACGAGATCGCCCTCGCGCCCGTCGAGGCGGCCCACCTCCTCTACCGCGGCGACCTCGACGCCGTCGTCGTCGACGGCGACCGGCTGACGTTCCGCGAGTTCGTCGCCCGCGAACCCGGCGAGGGGTTCGGCGTCCGCTTTCTGGTCTACGCCGACCTCCGCTCGCGGGGCTTTTACCTCTCGCCCGCCCGCGAGCCGTGGGTCGTCGACCCGCCGCGGGCCGACTTCGCCGTCTTCCCCCGCGGGAAAGGGCCCGGCGACGGCGAGGTCGAGTACGCGCTGCGGGTCGTCGGCGAGCGGACGGACGTCCCCGCCGGGGCGCTCGCCGAGGGGGTGCTGGCGGTCGTCGACGAGGAGAGCGAAATCACCTACTTCGAGGTCGGCCGTCCGACGATCGACGGCACCAGCGGGACCGACCTCCCGGCGGGCGTCGACGCCGACCTCCTGACGGATCGGGTCGTCTGCTGGGACCCGCCGCTGGAGCTCTACGAGCGGGCGTTCTACGGCCAGCCCCTCGAAGGACGGGAGTACGACCGGCCCACGCTGCAGTGCTCGCTGCTCGAAGCCGCCCACCTCGCCGAGCGCGGCGTGATCGACCTCGACCCCGCGACGGTCCGGCGGCGCGGCCGCGAGGTCGAGGGCGAGCGCTTCGACCGCCGCCTCCGGGTGTACGAGCACCTGCGTTCGCGGGGAGTCGTCCCGAAGACGGGCTACAAGTTCGGCGCGGACTTCCGGACGTACGCCGACGTCGAGTCGGTCGCCGACCTCGACCACTCGGAGTTGCTGGTCCGGGTCCTCCCCGCGGACCACGTCTTCGAACCCCGGGACCTCGCGCTCGACGTCCGCCTCGCCCACGGCGTGCGCAAGACGATGACCTTCGCGCTGGTCGACGACCGCGGGGACGTCGAGTGGTTGGCGTTCGAGCGGCTGACCCCCTGA
- a CDS encoding DJ-1/PfpI family protein gives MVDTEAAIVLFDGFDELDAIGPYEVLANGARAGASLSVRLVTLEPTERVRASHGLRVEPDGVLDDPDLLVVPGGGWTGDDGGVRRVVEDGALAERVADLHADGTTVASVCTGAMVLATAGVLDGRPAITHRDAVDDLADYADVTDARVVDEGDVLSAGGVTSGIDLALWLLEREFGPEVAERVAREMEHERRGEVVR, from the coding sequence ATGGTCGACACCGAGGCGGCGATCGTCCTCTTCGACGGCTTCGACGAACTGGACGCGATCGGCCCCTACGAGGTCCTCGCGAACGGCGCCCGCGCCGGCGCCTCGCTGTCCGTCCGACTCGTGACGCTCGAACCGACCGAGCGCGTCCGCGCGAGCCACGGCCTCCGGGTCGAACCCGACGGCGTCCTCGACGACCCCGACCTGCTCGTCGTCCCCGGCGGCGGGTGGACGGGAGACGACGGCGGCGTCCGCCGGGTCGTCGAGGACGGCGCGCTCGCCGAGCGGGTCGCGGACCTGCACGCCGACGGGACGACCGTCGCCTCCGTCTGCACCGGCGCGATGGTGCTTGCGACCGCCGGCGTCCTCGACGGTCGGCCCGCGATCACCCACCGCGACGCCGTCGACGACCTCGCCGACTACGCCGACGTGACCGACGCGCGGGTGGTCGACGAGGGCGACGTGCTCTCCGCCGGCGGCGTCACCTCCGGCATCGACCTCGCGCTGTGGCTGCTCGAACGCGAGTTCGGCCCCGAGGTGGCCGAGCGCGTCGCCCGGGAGATGGAACACGAGCGGCGGGGCGAGGTCGTCCGCTGA
- a CDS encoding tryptophan--tRNA ligase: MTGDEPIEGSESGEPLPDGGTAGADDVALDPWGSSTVSDYRKLFEEFGIEEFEEVLPEVPDPHYLMRRGVIFGHRDYRPVAEAMREGESAAVLSGFMPTGDPHIGHKLVFDEIIWHQRQGVDAYALIADLEAHAARGLSWEEIDEHARNYLLSLLALGFDPDEGELYRQSENREVQDLAFELGIEANFSELGSIYGFDGETDVSHMQSVVTQMADILYPQLDEPKPTVIPVGPDQDPHVRLARDLASRMRYFGVTEAYASFEATADESAVIAEAYEAREAYADDPGTPRCAEAAEWLRGEGGARFEVPDDERTVERAAEKLENAGMEPLRPRTRFLNRRADEDAFEALIEAVDGEKRVFEAHVDAFDLDREAAEELAREVEVEHGGYGFLPPSSIYHRFMTGLTGGKMSSSIPASHISLLDDPEAGYEKVKAATTGGRETAEKQRELGGRADECPVYELYAYLLAGDDDEFAKRVYDECVGGDRLCGDCKEQAARLMEEFLADHQEKREEVAELLEDADIELESSRAR; the protein is encoded by the coding sequence ATGACCGGAGACGAGCCGATCGAGGGGTCCGAATCGGGAGAACCGTTACCGGATGGAGGGACAGCAGGCGCCGACGACGTCGCCCTCGACCCCTGGGGCTCCTCGACCGTCTCCGACTACCGAAAGCTGTTCGAGGAGTTCGGCATCGAGGAGTTCGAGGAAGTGCTCCCCGAGGTGCCGGACCCCCACTACCTGATGCGCCGGGGGGTCATCTTCGGCCACCGCGACTACCGCCCCGTCGCGGAGGCGATGCGCGAGGGCGAGTCCGCGGCGGTGCTGTCGGGATTCATGCCCACCGGCGACCCACACATCGGCCACAAGCTGGTGTTCGACGAGATCATCTGGCATCAGCGGCAAGGCGTCGACGCCTACGCGCTGATCGCCGACCTCGAGGCCCACGCCGCACGCGGGCTCTCCTGGGAGGAGATCGACGAGCACGCGCGCAACTACCTGCTCTCGCTGCTCGCGCTCGGCTTCGACCCCGACGAGGGCGAACTCTACCGCCAGTCGGAGAACCGCGAGGTACAGGACCTCGCGTTCGAACTGGGGATCGAGGCCAACTTCTCCGAACTCGGCTCGATCTACGGCTTCGACGGCGAGACCGACGTCTCGCACATGCAGTCGGTCGTCACGCAGATGGCCGACATCCTCTACCCGCAACTCGACGAGCCGAAGCCGACGGTGATCCCGGTCGGCCCCGATCAGGACCCGCACGTGCGGCTGGCCCGCGACCTCGCCTCGCGGATGCGCTACTTCGGCGTGACCGAGGCCTACGCGAGTTTCGAGGCGACCGCCGACGAGTCCGCGGTCATCGCCGAGGCCTACGAGGCTCGCGAGGCGTACGCGGACGACCCCGGGACGCCCCGCTGTGCCGAGGCGGCCGAGTGGCTCCGCGGCGAGGGCGGCGCCCGGTTCGAGGTCCCGGACGACGAGCGGACCGTCGAGCGCGCCGCCGAGAAGCTCGAAAACGCCGGGATGGAGCCCCTGCGCCCACGCACCCGGTTCCTGAACCGGCGGGCCGACGAGGACGCGTTCGAGGCGCTGATCGAGGCCGTCGACGGCGAGAAGCGCGTCTTCGAGGCCCACGTCGACGCCTTCGACCTCGACCGCGAGGCGGCCGAGGAACTCGCCCGCGAGGTCGAGGTCGAACACGGCGGCTACGGCTTCCTCCCGCCGTCGTCGATCTACCACCGGTTCATGACCGGCCTGACCGGCGGGAAGATGTCCTCGTCGATCCCCGCGAGCCACATCTCGCTGCTGGACGACCCCGAGGCGGGCTACGAGAAGGTGAAAGCGGCGACGACCGGCGGCCGCGAGACCGCGGAGAAACAGCGCGAACTCGGCGGCCGGGCCGACGAGTGTCCCGTCTACGAACTGTACGCCTACCTGCTCGCGGGCGACGACGACGAGTTCGCCAAGCGCGTCTACGACGAGTGCGTCGGCGGCGACCGCCTCTGTGGGGACTGCAAGGAACAGGCCGCCCGGTTGATGGAGGAGTTCCTCGCCGACCACCAGGAGAAACGCGAGGAGGTCGCCGAGTTGCTGGAAGACGCCGACATCGAACTCGAATCGTCGCGCGCGAGGTAG
- a CDS encoding acetyl-CoA hydrolase/transferase C-terminal domain-containing protein yields MSSERIADGLPVTSAEDAAALIPSEATVYASGVGAGPKDVPMALARSDRDLSLSVVSSADAGFLADTQLIASGGVDFRYPFAVWPDHRRAANDRSLEFVDDHFSSISLAVGQGQFDGPSVAVVEAVSVDEDRFVPTTAVGAIPTFVEHADRVIVEVNEAVPLEVERFHDVYVPGTPPREPIPVSSPTDRIGDPFVELPDGPDAVVRTEQPPMPYPFRELTDDERAIADSTVAFLEREVERNPTLDDRLTIEVGVGTLGDEIMRRLGDLSTADRDLSYYGEVIQDGLLELVEEGAIDGASGTGIVISQEWLDRLYDDPEPFVDDVRVRPVSVSNEPSVIRRLGVVGVNSAVEVDVYGNANSSHVRGSKLIQGVGGSGDFARSALVSVFVLPSTARDGEVSRIVPKATNVDHPRQDVDAIVTEQGVADLRGVGPVERAERVVENCAHPAFRDDLRAYLDRAREGDGHIPHDLATAFDPIER; encoded by the coding sequence ATGAGCAGTGAACGGATCGCGGACGGACTCCCGGTAACGTCGGCGGAGGATGCTGCGGCACTGATTCCCTCGGAGGCGACGGTGTACGCGAGCGGGGTCGGCGCGGGACCGAAGGACGTGCCGATGGCGCTCGCCCGCTCCGACCGGGACCTGTCGCTGTCGGTCGTCAGCAGCGCGGACGCGGGGTTTCTGGCCGACACGCAACTGATCGCAAGCGGCGGCGTCGACTTCCGGTACCCGTTCGCCGTCTGGCCCGACCACCGCCGGGCGGCCAACGACCGGAGCCTCGAGTTCGTCGACGACCACTTCTCGTCGATCTCCCTCGCCGTCGGGCAGGGCCAGTTCGACGGCCCGTCCGTCGCCGTCGTCGAGGCGGTGTCGGTCGACGAGGACCGGTTCGTCCCGACGACGGCCGTCGGCGCCATCCCCACGTTCGTCGAGCACGCCGACCGGGTGATCGTCGAGGTGAACGAGGCGGTCCCCCTCGAAGTCGAGCGGTTCCACGACGTGTACGTGCCGGGGACGCCGCCACGCGAGCCGATCCCCGTCTCGTCGCCCACCGACCGTATCGGCGACCCGTTCGTCGAACTGCCGGACGGCCCCGACGCGGTCGTCCGGACCGAACAGCCGCCGATGCCGTACCCGTTCCGCGAACTCACCGACGACGAGCGCGCCATCGCGGACTCGACCGTGGCGTTTCTCGAACGCGAGGTCGAGCGCAACCCGACCCTCGACGACCGACTGACCATCGAGGTCGGCGTCGGCACCCTCGGCGACGAGATCATGCGGCGGCTGGGCGACCTCTCGACGGCCGACCGCGACCTCTCGTACTACGGCGAGGTGATCCAGGACGGTCTGCTCGAACTGGTCGAGGAGGGCGCGATCGACGGCGCCAGCGGGACCGGGATCGTCATCTCCCAGGAGTGGCTCGACCGCCTCTACGACGACCCCGAGCCGTTCGTCGACGACGTCCGCGTCCGGCCCGTCAGCGTCTCGAACGAGCCCTCGGTCATCCGGCGCCTCGGCGTCGTCGGGGTCAACAGCGCCGTCGAGGTCGACGTCTACGGCAACGCCAACTCCTCGCACGTCCGCGGCTCGAAGCTGATTCAGGGCGTCGGCGGCAGCGGGGACTTCGCGCGCAGCGCGCTCGTCTCCGTGTTCGTCCTGCCGTCGACCGCCCGCGACGGCGAGGTGTCCCGGATCGTGCCGAAGGCGACCAACGTCGACCACCCCCGGCAGGACGTCGACGCGATCGTGACCGAGCAGGGCGTCGCCGACCTGCGCGGGGTCGGCCCGGTCGAACGCGCCGAGCGCGTCGTCGAGAACTGCGCGCACCCGGCGTTCCGCGACGACCTCCGGGCGTACCTCGACCGCGCCCGCGAAGGCGACGGTCACATCCCCCACGATCTGGCGACGGCGTTCGACCCGATCGAACGCTGA